From Streptomyces sp. TLI_105, the proteins below share one genomic window:
- a CDS encoding SRPBCC family protein — protein sequence MSGHTDNSITIDAPLDLVWDITNDIENWPRLFSEYASVEVLKREGDTTTFRLTMHPDENGKVWSWVSERTTDRENRRVRARRVETGPFAHMDIAWEYEELPGGVQMRWVQDFAMKPDAPVDDAWMTDNINRNSRTQMALIRDRIVQAARERQSAPATPA from the coding sequence GTGTCCGGACACACCGACAACAGCATCACCATCGACGCCCCCCTCGACCTCGTCTGGGACATCACCAACGACATCGAGAACTGGCCCCGGCTCTTCAGCGAGTACGCCTCCGTCGAGGTCCTGAAGCGGGAGGGCGACACGACCACCTTCCGCCTGACCATGCACCCCGACGAGAACGGGAAGGTCTGGAGCTGGGTGTCGGAGCGCACCACGGACCGCGAGAACCGGAGGGTCCGGGCCCGCCGCGTCGAGACCGGGCCGTTCGCGCACATGGACATCGCCTGGGAGTACGAGGAGCTGCCCGGCGGCGTCCAGATGCGGTGGGTCCAGGACTTCGCGATGAAGCCCGACGCCCCCGTCGACGACGCGTGGATGACGGACAACATCAACCGCAACTCCCGCACCCAGATGGCCCTCATCCGGGACCGCATCGTGCAGGCCGCGCGCGAGCGGCAGAGCGCGCCGGCCACGCCCGCCTGA
- a CDS encoding CdaR family transcriptional regulator — MTEREPAEEYLEGYAEILAAVCATRRRLTREEREALGALGERSAEAGIGLRALVRAHLSAAQRVRPGLSQTAAEHLLSAVEQAVDAFAEGHERAQHLAVRQEEAARREFIDDLLHGRSDLGRLAERAERFGLLLSHAHAVAVAQGPEPYSDGYAVTRSVESSLVARFGNRRILLTTKDGRLICVAPADEPEVLTHFAKQAYAATDGGRVAIGRAHPGAGGVVHSYEEALNALALAARMDLTDPVLHAADLLVYPVLTRDRQAMAELVGTVLGPLRQARGGAKPLLDTLTAYFDTGCVTAQAARSLSLSVRAMTYRLDRIHRLTGADPGDPVQRYTLQTAVIGARLLDWPDQPL, encoded by the coding sequence ATGACGGAGAGGGAGCCGGCCGAGGAGTACCTGGAGGGGTACGCCGAGATACTGGCGGCGGTGTGCGCGACCCGCCGCAGGCTCACCCGGGAGGAGCGCGAGGCCCTGGGCGCGCTCGGGGAGCGGTCCGCGGAGGCCGGCATCGGACTGCGGGCCCTCGTCCGGGCCCATCTCTCCGCCGCCCAGCGGGTGCGTCCCGGTCTGTCGCAGACGGCCGCCGAGCACCTCCTGAGCGCCGTCGAGCAGGCCGTGGACGCCTTCGCCGAGGGGCACGAGCGGGCCCAGCACCTGGCGGTGCGTCAGGAGGAGGCGGCGCGGCGCGAGTTCATCGACGACCTGCTCCACGGCCGCAGCGATCTCGGCCGGCTGGCGGAGCGGGCCGAGCGCTTCGGACTGCTCCTCTCGCACGCCCACGCCGTCGCCGTCGCCCAGGGCCCGGAGCCGTACAGCGACGGCTACGCGGTCACCCGGAGCGTCGAGTCCTCGCTCGTCGCCCGCTTCGGCAATCGCCGCATCCTGCTCACCACCAAGGACGGGCGGCTCATCTGCGTCGCCCCGGCCGACGAGCCCGAGGTGCTCACCCACTTCGCCAAGCAGGCGTACGCGGCGACCGACGGCGGCCGGGTGGCGATCGGCCGCGCGCATCCGGGGGCGGGCGGTGTCGTCCACTCCTACGAGGAGGCGCTCAACGCCCTCGCCCTCGCCGCCCGCATGGACCTCACCGATCCGGTCCTGCACGCCGCCGACCTCCTCGTCTACCCCGTGCTCACCCGCGACCGGCAGGCCATGGCCGAGCTCGTGGGCACCGTCCTCGGCCCGCTCCGCCAGGCCCGGGGCGGTGCCAAGCCCCTCCTGGACACCCTCACGGCGTACTTCGACACCGGCTGCGTCACCGCCCAGGCGGCCCGCAGCCTCAGTCTCAGCGTGCGGGCCATGACGTACCGCCTCGACCGCATCCACCGTCTGACCGGCGCGGACCCCGGCGATCCCGTCCAGCGCTACACCCTCCAGACGGCCGTCATCGGCGCCCGGCTCCTGGACTGGCCCGACCAGCCGCTGTGA
- a CDS encoding nitrous oxide reductase family maturation protein NosD, with translation MTKRQIALLACTAALTASGLGAAAPSAHSWSVHRVKPGESIQQAVDSARPGDTILLAPGTYRESVRITTPHLTLRGSSVFPTVIVPASTPGADACAQAGNGVCVTGTEARPVEGVTVRSLTLRGFAKNGLWAKWTDRLRVQGVTAESNGTWGIAQERSVRGVLRHNVARNNGDAGLFLANTVTEEGGATDTHGTVVSGNRVSGNRIGITVRRLRNLTVDHNEATGNCAAVFVVGDESTPRAGAMTVRQNDIHENNKLCPKTPRLPFLQGSGIVVTGAEDTVVAHNRVEDNVGSSPLSGGIVLFKSFVGVPNERIEIRDNVVLRNGTADLANRDIGKTNTFRHNTCGVSEPAGMC, from the coding sequence ATGACGAAACGACAGATCGCCCTCCTGGCGTGCACCGCGGCCCTCACCGCCTCGGGGCTCGGCGCCGCCGCGCCGTCGGCCCACAGCTGGTCGGTGCACCGGGTGAAGCCGGGCGAATCGATCCAGCAGGCCGTGGACTCCGCGCGCCCCGGCGACACGATCCTCCTCGCCCCGGGCACGTACCGCGAGAGCGTCCGCATCACCACCCCGCACCTGACGCTCCGCGGTTCGAGCGTCTTCCCCACCGTCATCGTGCCCGCGAGCACCCCCGGCGCCGACGCGTGCGCCCAGGCCGGCAACGGCGTCTGTGTCACCGGCACCGAGGCCCGTCCCGTCGAGGGCGTGACCGTGCGCTCGCTGACCCTCCGGGGCTTCGCCAAGAACGGCCTGTGGGCCAAGTGGACCGACCGCCTGCGCGTCCAGGGGGTCACCGCCGAGTCCAACGGCACCTGGGGCATCGCCCAGGAGCGTTCCGTACGCGGCGTGCTGCGGCACAACGTCGCCAGGAACAACGGGGACGCCGGGCTCTTCCTGGCCAACACCGTCACCGAGGAGGGAGGAGCGACCGACACCCACGGCACCGTCGTCAGCGGCAACCGCGTGTCCGGCAACCGGATCGGCATCACCGTGCGGCGTCTGCGGAACCTGACCGTCGACCACAACGAGGCGACCGGCAACTGCGCCGCCGTGTTCGTCGTGGGCGACGAGTCCACACCGCGCGCCGGGGCGATGACCGTGCGCCAGAACGACATCCACGAGAACAACAAGCTGTGCCCGAAGACCCCCCGCCTGCCCTTCCTCCAGGGCTCGGGCATCGTGGTCACCGGCGCCGAGGACACGGTCGTCGCGCACAACCGGGTCGAGGACAACGTGGGCAGCTCGCCGCTGTCCGGCGGCATCGTGCTCTTCAAGAGCTTCGTGGGCGTCCCCAACGAACGGATCGAGATCCGCGACAACGTGGTGCTGCGCAACGGCACCGCCGACCTGGCGAACCGGGACATCGGCAAGACCAACACCTTCCGTCACAACACCTGCGGCGTCTCCGAGCCCGCGGGCATGTGCTGA
- a CDS encoding sortase has protein sequence MRRARTGLQVGLIVGAVVLSAPTALAAPGESDVRITPQNASPGTTVTVSTTACGKETYGKGESEAGGRFHLLPGDRSGVLVGEFVVPQDAVSGTDTVTLKCPPRIKQTVTYRISGRPHGGVEAGFGWAAGAAGPVGKAVAAPAEKAATDFTSTPLALGGVLLAGAVAAGAVRLRRRARGARISA, from the coding sequence ATGCGTCGCGCACGTACCGGTCTGCAGGTCGGCCTGATCGTTGGCGCCGTCGTCCTGTCCGCCCCCACGGCACTCGCCGCGCCCGGGGAATCCGACGTCCGCATCACCCCCCAGAACGCCTCGCCCGGCACCACCGTCACCGTCTCCACCACCGCGTGCGGCAAGGAGACCTACGGCAAGGGGGAGTCGGAGGCGGGCGGCCGGTTCCACCTCCTGCCGGGCGACCGGTCGGGTGTCCTGGTGGGCGAGTTCGTCGTCCCGCAGGACGCCGTCTCCGGCACGGACACGGTCACCCTGAAGTGCCCGCCGCGGATCAAGCAGACCGTCACGTACCGCATCTCCGGCCGGCCCCACGGCGGCGTCGAGGCCGGCTTCGGCTGGGCGGCCGGCGCGGCGGGCCCTGTCGGAAAGGCCGTGGCGGCCCCTGCGGAGAAGGCCGCGACGGACTTCACGAGCACCCCGCTCGCCCTGGGCGGCGTCCTGCTGGCCGGTGCCGTGGCGGCCGGGGCGGTCCGGCTGCGTCGACGCGCGAGGGGAGCCCGTATCTCCGCCTGA
- a CDS encoding sensor histidine kinase, giving the protein MRRTRAAEADRHTRASAEAAERHAQREAELLGRLADQRATVVWLAEELLPATVARLQKGDPSSEILGAVTFGKHLDPDYTEALKGALRTFLEAVEAEEHTRDASQRALVAVARRVQAIVHQLAKDLHAMQILHGTDLVVSRGLQNVDHRNALIGRLAASIAVLGDARPGRQWSKAIPLYDVLRGAMSRIVDYPRVKLQSVTEVAVIGPGAEPLMHLLAELLDNATTFSPPHTPVEVTASEVPSGIAIEIEDRGVGLTEEVRQRVERVMAQSQTGINLSGLGELTQLGLPVVSRLAREHGCEVDLRTSAYGGVRAVILVPRRLITTVPQSALRIPDAARRRAGGGPLLPRPTPAPDATAGSGEVRKTANGLPQRRRESPVLPQRRRESPVPTPVVQTGPTPADPAASRGTSAGTRQPGLMWEAFNGDKRGDKRAVAEPSPSPSEPSDEDE; this is encoded by the coding sequence GTGCGTCGAACCCGTGCGGCGGAAGCGGACCGCCACACACGGGCGAGCGCCGAGGCGGCGGAGCGGCACGCCCAGCGCGAGGCCGAGCTGCTCGGACGCCTGGCCGACCAGCGGGCCACCGTCGTCTGGCTCGCCGAAGAACTCCTGCCCGCGACCGTCGCCCGTCTGCAGAAGGGCGACCCCTCCTCGGAGATCCTGGGGGCCGTCACCTTCGGGAAGCACCTCGACCCCGACTACACCGAGGCGCTCAAGGGAGCCCTGCGGACGTTCCTGGAGGCCGTGGAGGCCGAGGAGCACACCCGGGACGCCTCCCAGCGGGCCCTGGTGGCGGTCGCGCGCCGGGTCCAGGCGATCGTGCACCAGCTCGCCAAGGACCTCCACGCCATGCAGATCCTGCACGGCACGGACCTCGTGGTCTCCCGCGGCCTGCAGAACGTCGACCACCGGAACGCCCTGATCGGCCGCCTCGCGGCCAGCATCGCGGTCCTCGGCGACGCCCGGCCCGGCCGCCAGTGGTCGAAGGCGATCCCGCTCTACGACGTCCTGCGCGGGGCCATGTCTCGCATCGTGGACTACCCCCGGGTCAAGCTGCAGTCGGTGACGGAGGTGGCGGTGATCGGCCCCGGCGCCGAGCCGCTGATGCACCTGCTCGCCGAACTCCTCGACAACGCCACGACGTTCTCGCCGCCGCACACCCCCGTGGAGGTGACCGCGAGCGAGGTGCCCTCCGGCATCGCCATCGAGATCGAGGACCGCGGCGTGGGACTCACCGAAGAGGTCCGGCAGCGGGTCGAGCGCGTCATGGCGCAGTCGCAGACCGGAATCAACCTGTCGGGCCTCGGCGAGCTCACCCAGCTCGGTCTCCCGGTCGTCAGCCGGCTGGCGCGCGAGCACGGCTGCGAGGTCGACCTGCGCACCTCCGCCTACGGAGGCGTACGGGCCGTGATCCTCGTCCCCCGCCGTCTGATCACCACGGTCCCGCAGTCCGCCCTGCGGATCCCGGACGCCGCTCGGAGGCGTGCCGGCGGCGGCCCCCTCCTGCCCCGCCCGACACCGGCACCCGACGCCACCGCGGGCTCCGGCGAGGTCAGGAAGACCGCCAACGGACTCCCACAACGACGACGGGAGTCTCCCGTGCTCCCGCAGCGACGACGCGAGTCGCCCGTCCCCACCCCGGTCGTCCAGACCGGGCCCACGCCCGCCGATCCGGCGGCCTCCCGGGGCACCTCCGCCGGCACCCGCCAGCCGGGTCTGATGTGGGAGGCGTTCAACGGCGACAAGCGAGGCGACAAGAGAGCGGTCGCCGAACCCTCCCCTTCCCCCAGCGAGCCGTCAGATGAGGACGAGTAA
- a CDS encoding ATP/GTP-binding protein has translation MDYASSDVLDAGRRDADLLLPHGARGVKVVVVGGFGVGKTTMVGAVSEIPPLTTEETMTQAGVGIDDNPGAKDKKTTTVAMDFGRISINEELILYLFGTPGQERFWFLWNGIFEGALGAVVLVDTRRIEVSFEVITRLEDRRVPFVVAVNAFPEAPKYPLADLRTALALSETVPIVTCDARDRASCRDALLSLMGYLCTLAAAQETA, from the coding sequence ATGGACTACGCAAGCTCTGACGTACTCGATGCCGGCCGGCGCGACGCCGACCTGCTGCTGCCCCACGGCGCCAGGGGGGTGAAGGTCGTCGTCGTCGGCGGCTTCGGGGTCGGCAAGACCACGATGGTCGGGGCGGTGAGCGAGATCCCGCCCCTGACCACCGAGGAGACCATGACGCAGGCGGGCGTCGGGATCGACGACAACCCCGGCGCCAAGGACAAGAAGACCACGACCGTCGCGATGGACTTCGGACGGATCAGCATCAACGAGGAGCTGATCCTCTACCTGTTCGGGACTCCCGGACAGGAGCGCTTCTGGTTCCTGTGGAACGGCATCTTCGAAGGCGCGCTCGGCGCGGTGGTCCTCGTCGACACCCGCAGGATCGAGGTCTCCTTCGAGGTCATCACCCGGCTCGAGGACCGCCGCGTCCCGTTCGTCGTGGCCGTCAACGCCTTCCCGGAGGCCCCGAAGTACCCCCTAGCAGACCTGCGCACCGCTCTGGCCCTCAGCGAAACCGTGCCCATCGTCACCTGTGACGCACGGGACCGGGCGTCCTGCCGCGACGCCCTGCTCTCGCTGATGGGCTACCTGTGCACCCTCGCCGCCGCCCAGGAGACCGCATGA
- a CDS encoding roadblock/LC7 domain-containing protein yields the protein MQPLPNMDWMLTELVSSVPYVRHVVVLSSDGLCIGQANTAPDTADAIAAACSGIQSLARAISQMFPQGDGSTRMVGIEADGGYFSLMAAGPGAYLAVLADQEVDAGLLGDRMRTLVIRIGQHMTSPPREDVGQAM from the coding sequence ATGCAGCCACTGCCGAACATGGACTGGATGCTCACGGAGCTCGTGAGCAGCGTCCCGTACGTGCGACACGTGGTCGTCCTGTCGTCGGACGGCCTGTGCATCGGGCAGGCGAACACGGCCCCCGACACCGCCGACGCGATCGCCGCCGCCTGCTCCGGCATCCAGAGCCTGGCGCGGGCCATCTCCCAGATGTTCCCGCAGGGGGACGGATCGACGCGGATGGTCGGGATCGAGGCCGACGGCGGCTACTTCTCCCTGATGGCGGCCGGCCCCGGGGCCTATCTCGCGGTCCTCGCCGACCAGGAGGTGGACGCCGGACTCCTCGGCGACCGCATGCGGACGCTGGTGATCCGGATCGGCCAGCACATGACCAGCCCTCCCCGTGAGGACGTCGGGCAGGCGATGTGA
- a CDS encoding cytochrome P450 has translation MTVPPTEHATAQPGAVPPPGCPAHIADGPGGATRLYGPAAETDPMGLYEKLRAAHGPVAPVLLDGDVRAWLVLGYLENRDVASRPTQFSRDPRVWHGWRSGEIDPATSPLIPMIGWRPDCVCADGEEHQRLRGAVTAGLSQFDHRGVRRHITRFAHQVIDTFCESGEAELVEQFTEAVPMLTLSHLLGMSDESAPKLVHAARDLFKATETSLASNAYVLECLEQLVAEKRARPGHDIASALLAHPAGLTDEEVQHHLRLILLAGYETTANLMSNVMRMVVTDPRFRGSLAGGQMTLPEAVEQVLWDEPPLMVCPGRWANGDTTLGGQQIKAGDMLLLGLAAGNVDQAIRPDSVTPVHHNRAHLSFSAGTHECPGQDIGRIIADAGIDILLTRLPDIALAVPEESLSWRSSTWARHLTALPVTFAARPPQSDDLPAPLPAPPPQSTGRPVPPPPVPVPGAARRPEPRASWLTRVKRLLRRR, from the coding sequence ATGACCGTCCCGCCCACCGAACACGCCACCGCACAGCCCGGGGCCGTCCCGCCCCCGGGCTGCCCGGCCCACATCGCCGACGGCCCCGGCGGAGCCACCCGGCTCTACGGCCCCGCCGCGGAGACGGACCCCATGGGCCTGTACGAGAAGCTGCGCGCCGCCCACGGCCCGGTGGCGCCCGTCCTGCTCGACGGCGACGTACGCGCCTGGCTCGTCCTGGGGTACCTGGAGAACCGCGACGTGGCCAGCCGCCCGACCCAGTTCTCCCGTGACCCCCGCGTCTGGCACGGCTGGCGCAGCGGGGAGATCGACCCCGCCACCTCCCCGCTCATTCCGATGATCGGCTGGCGCCCCGACTGCGTCTGCGCGGACGGCGAGGAGCACCAGCGGCTGCGCGGCGCGGTCACGGCCGGCCTCAGCCAGTTCGACCACCGGGGCGTCCGGCGCCACATCACCCGCTTCGCCCACCAGGTGATCGACACCTTCTGCGAGAGCGGCGAGGCGGAGCTGGTGGAGCAGTTCACCGAGGCCGTGCCCATGCTCACGCTCAGCCATCTGCTCGGGATGTCCGACGAGTCCGCGCCCAAGCTCGTGCACGCCGCCCGTGACCTCTTCAAGGCCACCGAGACCTCGCTCGCCAGCAACGCCTACGTGCTCGAGTGCCTCGAACAGCTCGTCGCCGAGAAGCGCGCCCGGCCGGGGCACGACATCGCCTCCGCGCTCCTCGCCCACCCCGCGGGACTCACCGACGAGGAGGTCCAGCACCACCTGCGCCTCATCCTGCTCGCCGGCTACGAGACGACCGCGAACCTCATGTCGAACGTCATGCGCATGGTCGTCACCGACCCCCGGTTCCGCGGTTCGCTCGCGGGCGGTCAGATGACGCTGCCCGAGGCGGTGGAGCAGGTCCTCTGGGACGAGCCGCCGCTCATGGTGTGCCCGGGCCGCTGGGCCAACGGCGACACGACCCTCGGGGGACAGCAGATCAAGGCGGGGGACATGCTCCTGCTCGGTCTGGCCGCGGGCAACGTCGACCAGGCGATCCGCCCGGACTCCGTGACCCCCGTGCACCACAACCGCGCGCACCTGTCCTTCAGCGCCGGCACGCACGAGTGCCCGGGCCAGGACATCGGCCGCATCATCGCCGACGCGGGCATCGACATCCTGCTCACCCGGCTGCCCGACATCGCGCTGGCCGTCCCCGAGGAGAGCCTCAGCTGGCGCTCCTCCACCTGGGCCCGGCACCTGACGGCCCTGCCCGTGACCTTCGCCGCGCGCCCGCCCCAGTCCGACGACCTTCCGGCCCCGCTCCCGGCCCCGCCGCCCCAGAGCACCGGCAGGCCCGTGCCGCCCCCGCCGGTGCCCGTTCCCGGGGCGGCGCGACGGCCCGAGCCCCGCGCCTCCTGGCTGACGCGCGTCAAGCGCCTTCTGCGCAGGAGGTAG
- a CDS encoding TcmI family type II polyketide cyclase: protein MHHALIVARMAPGSAPAIADVFADSDRGELPHLVGVARRSLFQFGDVYLHLIESEQDPAPNVARLAGHPEFRGVSERLSAYVSAYDPTTWRSPKDAMAHCFYRWERDAGS, encoded by the coding sequence ATGCACCACGCACTGATCGTCGCCCGTATGGCGCCCGGCTCGGCGCCCGCGATCGCGGACGTGTTCGCCGACTCCGACCGCGGCGAGCTGCCGCACCTGGTGGGGGTCGCCCGTCGCAGCCTGTTCCAGTTCGGCGACGTCTACCTGCACCTCATCGAGTCCGAGCAGGACCCGGCGCCGAACGTCGCCAGGCTGGCCGGACACCCCGAGTTCCGCGGCGTCAGCGAGCGTCTGTCGGCGTACGTCAGCGCGTACGACCCGACGACCTGGCGCAGCCCCAAGGACGCCATGGCGCACTGCTTCTACCGCTGGGAGCGGGACGCCGGCTCCTGA
- a CDS encoding DUF742 domain-containing protein → MTSENQDPWNEGTPVPLYVITGGPDSAAKSFNLVTLIATRAEPDPAMQPEHAAILTLCSYPLSVAEVSAYLSLPFSVVTVLLSKLVEEERVEAIAPVPVAAYPERGLLEAVIHGLRKL, encoded by the coding sequence GTGACATCGGAGAACCAGGACCCCTGGAATGAAGGCACACCCGTCCCGCTCTACGTCATTACCGGTGGCCCGGACTCCGCGGCCAAGAGCTTCAACCTGGTCACCCTCATCGCGACGAGGGCCGAGCCCGACCCCGCCATGCAGCCCGAGCACGCGGCCATCCTCACCCTGTGCTCGTACCCGCTCTCGGTGGCCGAGGTCTCCGCATACCTCAGCCTCCCCTTCAGCGTCGTCACCGTGCTGCTCTCCAAACTCGTGGAAGAGGAGCGGGTCGAGGCCATCGCGCCCGTCCCCGTGGCGGCCTACCCCGAACGCGGCCTACTGGAGGCGGTGATCCATGGACTACGCAAGCTCTGA
- a CDS encoding ketosynthase chain-length factor translates to MSTQRPRRAVVTGIGVIAPNGLRTDAYWKSVREGLGVLGRITREGCEHLPLKVAGQVEGFDASALIDERFLVQTDRFTHYAMAAAALALDDAGLVHEDGVEDPFSVGVVTAAGSGGGEFGQRELQKLWGQGSRFVGPYQSIAWFYAASTGQISIRHGFKGPCGVVASDEAGGLDALAHAARTVRRGTGAVVVGAAEAPLAPYSMVCQLGYPELSTVDDPDRAYRPFTAKACGFVPAEGGAMLLVEDEARALDRGATVRATVAGHGATFTGASRWKESREGLAHAIRVALDEAGCAPEEIDVVFPDALGVPEADRAEALALADVLGAHATRVPVTAPKTGYGRAYCGASVLDTAAAVLAMEHGLVPPTPNVYDIDCDLDVVMSRARPAELRTALVLSRGLMGSNAALVVRRGGGLAR, encoded by the coding sequence ATGAGCACACAGCGTCCACGGCGGGCGGTCGTCACCGGCATCGGTGTGATCGCCCCCAACGGACTGCGCACCGACGCGTACTGGAAGTCCGTCCGGGAAGGCCTCGGCGTTCTCGGCCGGATCACCCGCGAGGGCTGCGAGCACCTGCCCCTCAAGGTCGCGGGCCAGGTCGAGGGCTTCGACGCCTCGGCCCTCATCGACGAGCGCTTCCTCGTCCAGACCGACCGGTTCACCCACTACGCCATGGCGGCCGCCGCGCTCGCCCTCGACGACGCCGGCCTGGTCCACGAGGACGGGGTCGAGGACCCCTTCTCCGTCGGCGTCGTCACCGCCGCCGGATCGGGCGGCGGCGAGTTCGGCCAGCGCGAGCTGCAGAAGCTGTGGGGACAGGGTTCCAGGTTCGTCGGCCCGTACCAGTCCATCGCCTGGTTCTACGCCGCGAGCACGGGCCAGATCTCCATCCGGCACGGCTTCAAGGGTCCCTGCGGGGTGGTCGCGAGCGACGAGGCCGGCGGCCTCGACGCCCTCGCCCACGCCGCACGCACGGTCCGGCGGGGGACCGGCGCGGTGGTCGTCGGCGCCGCGGAGGCCCCCCTCGCCCCGTACTCGATGGTGTGCCAGCTCGGATATCCGGAGCTGAGCACCGTCGACGACCCGGACCGCGCCTACCGCCCCTTCACGGCCAAGGCCTGCGGATTCGTCCCCGCCGAGGGCGGCGCCATGCTCCTCGTCGAGGACGAGGCCCGCGCCCTCGACCGGGGCGCGACCGTACGGGCCACCGTCGCCGGCCACGGCGCCACCTTCACCGGCGCCTCCCGCTGGAAGGAGTCCCGGGAGGGACTCGCCCACGCCATCCGGGTCGCCCTCGACGAGGCCGGCTGCGCCCCGGAGGAGATCGACGTCGTCTTCCCCGACGCCCTCGGCGTACCGGAGGCGGACCGCGCCGAGGCCCTGGCGCTCGCCGACGTGCTGGGCGCGCACGCCACGCGCGTCCCGGTGACGGCACCCAAGACCGGCTACGGCCGGGCCTACTGCGGGGCATCCGTACTGGACACCGCGGCCGCCGTGCTCGCCATGGAACACGGCCTCGTGCCCCCCACCCCCAACGTGTACGACATCGACTGCGACCTCGACGTGGTGATGTCCCGCGCTCGGCCCGCCGAGCTGCGCACGGCCCTCGTCCTCAGCAGGGGACTCATGGGATCCAACGCGGCGCTCGTCGTGCGCCGCGGTGGCGGACTCGCCCGGTAG
- a CDS encoding methyltransferase, whose protein sequence is MTTVDPAPPPPMRLRELVFGAACAAAVRAAARLGVADALGDTPMTAEDLAAAVKTEPRTLRRLLRALSCQGVFTEQPDGTFAHTEMSRLLREDDPHSLRYIALWCTEPWTWDVWPKLDEAVRSGRNVFEDVYEREFFSYLNEEAPESAYVFNRAMTTSSRQSAEDVAELLDLGGASSVVDIGGGQGHVLASLLERHPALHGTLLDLPAVVGNADPRLREGGSLASRVRIEPGDCREDIPVRADVYIIKNILEWDDDSTRRTLANVRKAARPGARVVVIENLVDDTPSMRFTTAMDLLLLLNVGGAKHTRQSMVDRLTDAGLVIGEIRPVNAYLHAFECTVPA, encoded by the coding sequence ATGACGACCGTCGATCCCGCTCCCCCGCCGCCCATGCGGCTGAGAGAACTCGTCTTCGGCGCGGCGTGCGCCGCCGCCGTGCGCGCGGCCGCCCGCCTGGGCGTGGCCGACGCCCTGGGCGACACGCCCATGACCGCCGAGGACCTCGCGGCCGCGGTGAAGACCGAACCGCGGACCCTGCGGCGGCTGCTGCGCGCCCTGTCCTGCCAGGGCGTCTTCACCGAGCAGCCCGACGGCACCTTCGCGCACACGGAGATGTCCCGGCTGCTGCGCGAGGACGACCCGCACAGCCTGCGCTACATCGCGCTGTGGTGCACCGAGCCCTGGACCTGGGACGTCTGGCCCAAGCTCGACGAGGCGGTGCGCTCCGGCCGGAACGTCTTCGAGGACGTGTACGAGCGGGAGTTCTTCTCGTACCTCAACGAGGAGGCGCCCGAGTCCGCGTACGTGTTCAACCGGGCCATGACGACGTCGAGCAGGCAGTCGGCCGAGGACGTCGCCGAACTGCTCGACCTGGGCGGGGCCTCCTCCGTCGTGGACATCGGCGGCGGCCAGGGCCACGTCCTGGCGAGCCTCCTGGAGAGGCACCCCGCGCTGCACGGCACGCTGCTCGACCTGCCGGCGGTGGTCGGCAACGCCGATCCCCGGCTGCGGGAGGGCGGCTCGCTCGCCTCCCGGGTCCGGATCGAGCCCGGTGACTGCCGGGAGGACATCCCGGTCCGGGCCGACGTCTACATCATCAAGAACATCCTGGAGTGGGACGACGACAGCACGCGCAGGACGCTGGCGAACGTCCGGAAGGCGGCGCGGCCCGGAGCCCGCGTCGTCGTCATCGAGAACCTCGTGGACGACACCCCGTCGATGAGGTTCACGACGGCCATGGACCTGCTCCTGCTGCTCAACGTCGGCGGCGCGAAGCACACCAGGCAGAGCATGGTGGACCGGCTCACGGACGCCGGGCTCGTCATCGGCGAGATCCGTCCGGTCAACGCGTACCTCCACGCCTTCGAGTGCACCGTCCCGGCCTGA
- a CDS encoding acyl carrier protein, whose protein sequence is MITTGFTFDELAKLMKESAGVTVTPAQLEEAPETPFSVLGVDSLGLLGIVGALENEHKVALPTDAERCKTPAEFVALVNNTLAGV, encoded by the coding sequence ATGATCACCACCGGATTCACCTTCGACGAACTGGCCAAGCTGATGAAGGAGTCGGCGGGCGTCACCGTCACCCCCGCACAGCTCGAAGAGGCCCCCGAGACCCCCTTCAGCGTCCTCGGCGTCGACTCGCTCGGCCTGCTCGGCATCGTCGGCGCGCTGGAGAACGAGCACAAGGTGGCGCTGCCCACCGACGCCGAGCGCTGCAAGACGCCGGCGGAGTTCGTCGCCCTCGTCAACAACACCCTCGCAGGAGTCTGA